From the Maioricimonas rarisocia genome, one window contains:
- the argC gene encoding N-acetyl-gamma-glutamyl-phosphate reductase: protein MMRVAIQGATGYTAYELIRILLRHPEVEITAVTSRSDRRRLDAVHPALAGRIDLELEDLTATEIAERADLCFCCLPHVASMESVPALLTAGLEVVDLSADYRLTDPGVYERWYGHVHTDPTRLGTTVYGLPELFADQIPGQKLIANPGCYTSTSILALAPLICGGYIEPAGIIIDAKSGVSGAGRSAKQNILYAECNESISAYAVGSHRHTPEIEQVLTTASGKDVDVLFTPHLTPMDRGILATIYATPTKPVTQEVLLGAMREFYDGKPFVRVVEGLPRTKDVAHTNYCDVTVRVVEDRVIVLATLDNLIKGAAGVAVQNMNLMRGIDETTALIV from the coding sequence ATGATGCGAGTTGCGATTCAGGGGGCCACGGGATACACGGCGTATGAGCTGATCCGGATTCTGCTCCGCCATCCGGAAGTGGAGATCACGGCGGTGACCAGCCGCTCCGACCGTCGCCGGCTCGACGCGGTCCATCCCGCTCTGGCCGGGCGGATCGATCTGGAACTCGAAGACCTGACCGCCACGGAAATCGCCGAGCGGGCCGACCTCTGCTTCTGCTGCCTGCCGCACGTCGCCAGCATGGAAAGCGTGCCGGCCCTGCTGACTGCCGGCCTGGAGGTGGTCGATCTGTCTGCCGACTATCGGCTGACCGACCCGGGCGTCTACGAGCGATGGTACGGGCACGTGCACACCGACCCGACGCGGCTGGGGACGACCGTTTACGGGCTGCCGGAGCTGTTTGCCGACCAGATTCCGGGACAGAAGCTGATCGCCAACCCCGGCTGCTACACGAGTACGTCGATTCTGGCGCTGGCACCGCTGATCTGCGGCGGGTACATCGAGCCCGCCGGCATCATCATTGATGCCAAGAGCGGCGTTTCGGGGGCCGGGCGAAGTGCGAAGCAGAATATTCTGTACGCGGAGTGCAACGAGTCGATCTCGGCGTACGCGGTCGGATCGCATCGCCATACTCCCGAGATCGAGCAGGTGCTGACGACCGCCAGCGGCAAGGACGTGGACGTGCTCTTCACGCCGCACCTGACGCCGATGGACCGGGGGATTCTGGCAACGATCTACGCGACGCCGACGAAACCGGTCACCCAGGAGGTGCTGCTGGGGGCGATGCGGGAGTTCTACGACGGCAAACCGTTCGTCCGTGTTGTCGAAGGGCTGCCGCGGACGAAAGACGTCGCGCATACGAACTACTGCGACGTGACGGTGCGGGTCGTCGAGGACCGGGTGATCGTGCTGGCGACGCTCGACAACCTGATCAAGGGGGCCGCCGGCGTGGCGGTGCAGAACATGAATCTGATGCGTGGGATTGACGAAACGACGGCTCTGATCGTGTAA
- a CDS encoding metallophosphoesterase family protein, translating into MKLLLFSDVHRDLEAVRRLVERATDVDVAIGAGDFATCRKGLQPIIDALQQMPCPVVLVAGNAESTGELQTACDDWSDGHVLHGSGVTVEGVTFYGLGGAVPVTPFGSWSYDLTEDEATALLADCPNNAVLVTHSPPKGAVDRDSGGRSLGSQAVRATVERTHPRLVVCGHIHASANRQEDLAGTPIVNAGPIGIVWDLDLGETVA; encoded by the coding sequence ATGAAACTGCTGCTGTTCAGTGACGTTCATCGGGATCTCGAAGCGGTCCGCCGTCTCGTGGAACGCGCGACGGACGTGGATGTCGCGATCGGTGCGGGCGACTTCGCCACCTGTCGCAAAGGGCTGCAGCCGATCATCGACGCGCTGCAGCAGATGCCGTGTCCGGTGGTCCTCGTGGCGGGCAACGCCGAGTCGACCGGGGAACTGCAGACGGCGTGCGACGACTGGAGTGACGGGCACGTTCTGCATGGCAGCGGCGTGACGGTTGAAGGCGTGACGTTCTACGGTCTTGGAGGCGCGGTGCCGGTCACGCCGTTCGGTTCCTGGAGCTACGACCTGACCGAAGACGAGGCGACGGCGCTGCTTGCCGACTGCCCGAACAATGCGGTGCTGGTGACGCATTCCCCTCCGAAAGGTGCGGTCGACCGGGACAGCGGTGGACGGAGTCTCGGCAGCCAGGCTGTGCGAGCGACCGTAGAGCGGACGCATCCGCGGCTGGTCGTCTGCGGGCACATCCATGCGAGCGCGAATCGCCAGGAAGACCTGGCCGGCACGCCGATCGTGAATGCCGGACCGATCGGTATCGTCTGGGATCTCGATTTGGGTGAGACGGTCGCGTGA
- a CDS encoding H-X9-DG-CTERM domain-containing protein, whose amino-acid sequence MITRDARSRIEVAIVLLGVLIALAVAGPTLLSSREEARRVQCINHLRNYGRSFVAFAEDDAGFRLSSGAYNWLGDGCPTRYGWVADVISTGGSPQLNRCPANGLAAGATLADLVGRPGEPTTVTASPDVLVRIRDDICGEFAIETDEDGQLETGAWLGGSDERLAAVAEMLEQGYGTNYTPSWFFVRTSYRAFPGEKGMVITDPDWPLTSRSGSLGPLSIEQLENGSILGANIPLLGDGAAAWGDGATLAVDLPAAGLRAGVPLAATMGEGIVHWDQTEGGFEQLPPGTPVAWFGPEAAEETAFGGDHLPTPAEPGNGGTDGKLWMLDTRGWRAFHLEGRRTVANFLMADGSVKSLPDLNGDGVLNPGFPVTEPGQTVFADATCELPPWEVYCGPDIVTRDLKAIFE is encoded by the coding sequence ATGATCACGCGCGATGCCCGTTCCCGCATTGAGGTCGCCATCGTTCTGCTTGGCGTCCTGATCGCCCTGGCAGTGGCGGGACCGACGCTACTCTCGTCGCGGGAGGAAGCCCGGCGGGTGCAATGCATCAATCATCTGCGAAACTACGGACGGTCCTTCGTTGCATTCGCCGAGGACGATGCCGGGTTTCGGCTCTCCAGCGGCGCGTACAACTGGCTCGGTGACGGCTGTCCGACACGCTATGGCTGGGTGGCGGACGTCATCTCCACGGGCGGTTCGCCGCAGCTCAACCGCTGTCCTGCCAACGGGTTGGCCGCCGGTGCGACGCTCGCAGATCTGGTGGGACGGCCCGGCGAGCCGACAACGGTGACCGCATCCCCGGATGTCCTCGTCCGAATCCGGGACGACATCTGCGGCGAGTTTGCGATCGAGACCGACGAGGATGGTCAGCTTGAGACCGGCGCCTGGCTGGGGGGCAGCGATGAGCGACTCGCCGCGGTCGCGGAGATGCTCGAACAGGGGTACGGCACGAACTACACACCGAGCTGGTTCTTTGTGCGGACGTCGTATCGCGCCTTTCCCGGTGAGAAGGGAATGGTCATCACTGATCCGGACTGGCCGCTGACGAGCCGTTCGGGGAGTCTGGGACCTTTATCGATCGAGCAGCTCGAGAACGGTTCGATCCTCGGGGCGAACATCCCGCTGCTGGGAGACGGGGCGGCGGCCTGGGGTGACGGAGCCACACTCGCGGTCGATCTGCCGGCGGCGGGACTGAGGGCCGGAGTGCCGCTTGCCGCGACGATGGGAGAGGGGATCGTCCACTGGGATCAAACTGAGGGCGGGTTCGAGCAACTTCCGCCGGGAACGCCCGTGGCCTGGTTCGGTCCGGAAGCAGCCGAGGAAACGGCCTTCGGAGGAGATCATCTGCCGACTCCGGCCGAGCCGGGAAACGGTGGAACCGACGGCAAGCTGTGGATGCTCGACACCCGCGGCTGGCGGGCATTCCATCTGGAAGGCCGCCGGACCGTTGCCAACTTCCTGATGGCGGACGGCAGCGTGAAGTCGCTGCCCGATCTGAACGGAGATGGCGTGCTGAACCCGGGATTCCCGGTTACCGAGCCGGGGCAGACGGTCTTTGCCGACGCGACCTGCGAACTCCCGCCCTGGGAAGTCTATTGCGGTCCCGACATCGTGACCCGCGACCTGAAAGCGATCTTCGAATAA
- the argH gene encoding argininosuccinate lyase encodes MSKKAWGGRFSTPTNELVEAFSESISFDARLANVDVRGSKAHARMLASVGLLSDDEADRIQAALDEILGEIERGELPFRNDLEDIHMHIESRLIEKLGDVGRKLHTGRSRNDQVSTDLRLYVRDAIDQIDELLEELQRAFASRGETDADVILPGYTHLQRAQPVLAPHYWLAYCEKFQRDRERLADARRRVNISPLGAAALAGTTLPIDREKTAETLEFEGIAANSLDVSSDRDYLIEFTFALSLVAAHLSTWAEEWILWNTTEFGFLTLPDAYTTGSSIMPQKKNPDVLELIRGKTARVMGAVSQLLVLVKGLPLAYNRDLQEDKLAMFDAHDTVVACLQLAPHIVANAQLNVDRINARLEDGYLDATALMEYLISKGVPMRTGHGTVGKLVALCESKSCRLAELSLDELQDACDLIEEDVYSILGTRNAVAALSSYGSGGREPVMNQLAAWREKLGM; translated from the coding sequence GTGAGCAAAAAAGCCTGGGGAGGACGTTTCTCCACCCCGACCAACGAACTGGTGGAAGCCTTCTCCGAGTCGATCAGCTTCGACGCCCGGTTGGCAAATGTCGACGTTCGCGGCTCGAAGGCTCATGCCCGCATGCTCGCCTCCGTTGGACTGCTGAGCGACGACGAAGCGGACCGCATCCAGGCGGCACTCGACGAGATTCTCGGCGAGATCGAGCGGGGCGAACTGCCATTCCGCAACGACCTCGAAGACATCCACATGCACATCGAGAGCCGGCTGATCGAGAAGCTCGGCGACGTCGGACGCAAGCTGCACACCGGCCGCAGCCGCAACGATCAGGTCTCCACCGACCTCAGGCTGTACGTCCGCGATGCGATCGACCAGATCGACGAACTGCTCGAAGAACTGCAACGGGCGTTCGCCTCCCGAGGCGAAACCGACGCCGACGTCATCCTGCCCGGCTACACCCACCTGCAGCGAGCCCAGCCGGTCCTCGCACCGCATTACTGGCTTGCCTACTGTGAGAAGTTCCAGCGTGATCGCGAGCGTCTGGCCGACGCACGTCGCCGGGTAAACATCTCGCCCCTCGGTGCCGCGGCACTGGCCGGCACGACGCTGCCGATCGATCGCGAGAAGACAGCCGAGACGCTCGAGTTCGAAGGCATCGCCGCCAACAGCCTCGATGTCTCGAGCGATCGGGACTACCTGATCGAGTTCACGTTCGCCCTCTCGCTCGTCGCCGCCCACCTCTCCACCTGGGCGGAAGAATGGATTCTGTGGAACACGACCGAGTTCGGATTCCTGACGCTGCCGGACGCCTACACCACCGGCTCGTCCATCATGCCGCAGAAGAAGAACCCGGACGTGCTCGAACTCATCCGCGGCAAGACGGCCCGCGTGATGGGAGCGGTCTCGCAGCTTCTGGTCCTCGTGAAGGGACTGCCGCTCGCGTACAACCGCGACCTGCAGGAAGACAAGCTGGCAATGTTCGATGCCCACGACACCGTCGTCGCCTGCCTGCAACTGGCCCCGCACATCGTCGCCAACGCCCAGCTCAATGTGGACCGCATCAACGCCCGACTCGAAGACGGCTACCTCGATGCGACCGCGCTGATGGAGTACCTCATCAGCAAAGGTGTCCCGATGCGGACCGGCCACGGAACCGTCGGCAAGCTGGTTGCCCTGTGTGAATCCAAGAGCTGCCGCCTGGCCGAACTTTCTCTCGACGAGCTGCAGGACGCCTGCGATCTGATCGAAGAAGACGTCTACTCGATCCTCGGCACACGTAACGCCGTCGCCGCCCTCTCCAGCTATGGGTCCGGCGGTCGCGAACCGGTCATGAATCAGCTTGCTGCGTGGCGAGAGAAGCTCGGCATGTAG
- a CDS encoding 3'-5' exonuclease family protein, with amino-acid sequence MSEIYISTDVETDGPIPGPHSMLSLGSAAYRADKTLVSTFEVNFETLPDSTGHPDTMEWWQKHPKAWKDCRIDPQPPDQAMQRYVDWLEQLPGKPVFVAYPAGFDFLFVYWYLMRFVGRSPFSHSALDMKSFAMALMGTGFRDSTKRNMPGRWFDRLPHTHRALDDAIEQGALFCNMLAERPEGVSR; translated from the coding sequence ATGTCCGAGATCTACATCAGCACCGATGTCGAGACGGACGGGCCGATCCCCGGTCCGCATTCGATGCTGAGTCTCGGATCGGCGGCGTATCGGGCCGACAAGACGCTCGTCTCCACATTCGAGGTCAACTTCGAGACGCTGCCGGATTCCACCGGACATCCCGACACGATGGAGTGGTGGCAGAAGCATCCCAAGGCATGGAAGGACTGCCGCATCGACCCGCAGCCGCCCGACCAGGCGATGCAGCGGTATGTCGACTGGCTCGAGCAGCTTCCGGGCAAGCCGGTGTTCGTCGCCTACCCGGCGGGGTTCGATTTTCTGTTCGTCTACTGGTACCTGATGCGGTTCGTCGGACGCAGTCCGTTTTCGCATTCGGCACTCGACATGAAGTCGTTCGCGATGGCGCTGATGGGGACCGGTTTTCGCGACAGTACGAAGCGGAACATGCCCGGCCGCTGGTTCGACCGGCTGCCGCATACGCACCGCGCTCTCGACGATGCCATCGAACAGGGTGCCCTGTTCTGTAACATGCTGGCGGAGCGTCCGGAAGGCGTGAGCCGGTAG
- a CDS encoding Gfo/Idh/MocA family protein: MTKPLNLGMIGYGFMGRAHTNGYKRVADFFPELEYRPVLKAACARNQEKVQAFADQWGYESTETDWRELLKRDDIDAVDICVPNNLHKEIAIAAAEAGKMILCEKPIAMDTAEGEEMCQAVEKAGVANTVWYNYRRVPAVTLAKNLIDEGKLGRIFHYRANFLQDWTISEDLPQGGAALWRLDAAAAGSGVTGDLLAHCIDTAIWLNGKVDNVTAMTETFIKERVHTETGEKQQVGIDDACAFLCRFSNGSLGLFESTRYARGHKALYTFEINGEHASIKWDLHDLHRLEYFDHRDEGKLRGWRSIHVTDNGGEHPYMDKWWVPGLQIGYEHSFVHHVADFLKSLETGTPCGPTFRDALETQKICDAVLGSAKSGSWEQVG, translated from the coding sequence ATGACCAAGCCCCTGAATCTCGGCATGATCGGCTACGGCTTCATGGGCCGGGCCCACACCAACGGATACAAGCGGGTTGCCGACTTCTTTCCCGAACTCGAGTACCGTCCGGTGCTCAAAGCCGCCTGTGCCCGCAATCAGGAGAAGGTGCAGGCCTTCGCCGATCAGTGGGGCTACGAGTCGACCGAGACCGACTGGCGCGAACTCCTCAAGCGGGACGACATCGACGCCGTCGACATCTGTGTGCCGAACAATCTCCACAAGGAGATTGCCATCGCGGCCGCCGAAGCCGGCAAGATGATCCTCTGCGAAAAGCCCATCGCGATGGACACCGCCGAGGGCGAAGAAATGTGCCAGGCCGTCGAGAAGGCGGGCGTGGCCAACACCGTCTGGTACAACTACCGCCGCGTCCCCGCCGTCACGCTGGCCAAGAACCTGATCGACGAAGGCAAGCTGGGCCGCATCTTCCACTACCGCGCCAACTTCCTGCAGGACTGGACGATCTCCGAAGACCTGCCCCAGGGTGGTGCGGCCCTCTGGCGTCTGGATGCTGCCGCGGCCGGCTCCGGCGTGACCGGTGACCTGCTGGCTCACTGTATCGACACGGCGATCTGGCTGAACGGCAAGGTCGACAACGTCACCGCCATGACCGAGACGTTCATCAAGGAGCGCGTCCACACCGAAACCGGAGAGAAGCAGCAGGTCGGCATCGACGACGCCTGTGCGTTCCTCTGCCGGTTCAGTAACGGTTCGCTCGGCCTGTTCGAGTCGACCCGGTACGCCCGCGGCCACAAGGCGCTGTACACCTTCGAGATCAACGGCGAACACGCCTCGATCAAGTGGGACCTGCACGACCTGCACCGGCTCGAGTACTTCGATCACCGGGACGAAGGAAAGCTTCGCGGCTGGCGGTCGATCCACGTCACCGACAACGGCGGCGAACATCCCTACATGGACAAGTGGTGGGTGCCCGGCCTGCAGATCGGTTACGAACACTCCTTCGTGCACCACGTGGCCGACTTCCTCAAGAGCCTGGAAACCGGCACGCCGTGCGGCCCGACATTCCGCGATGCCCTCGAAACGCAGAAGATCTGCGACGCCGTGCTGGGCAGTGCAAAAAGCGGCTCGTGGGAACAAGTCGGATAG
- a CDS encoding cupin domain-containing protein, producing MANVAQLAANALTEGEGIFRLAPTWVPRSFLQPGRRLKLHPNDYYALGMDRGGIDERWFGSTTEAANENRNEDEGLSYCVFNGERFLLRDAVEELKGEVIGDDIWNTYQRWPVYSKFFDNMGPIPHHMHQNAEQAAKVGQEGKPESYYFPPQMNQIGNNFPYTFMGLEPGTTKQDVIDCLDRWNEGDNGIIDLSKAYRLKPGTGWLIPPCVLHAPGSLVTYEPQWGSDVFGMYQSLVEGRMVPRSLLTKDFPEEYHNDNAYMVEALDWEKNVDPNFKDSNYLEPIVSEEGDGWVDKWIVYGKVDGKQVFTAKELTLQPGAKCTIKDGGAYGWITVQGSGSIGKLKLQSPVMIRFGEMTEDEVFVTAKAANEGVTFENTGTEPLVGLRYFGPDAQPNAPENGAWRK from the coding sequence ATGGCCAATGTTGCTCAGCTTGCCGCCAATGCCCTGACCGAAGGGGAAGGAATCTTCCGCCTCGCTCCCACCTGGGTCCCCCGCTCGTTCCTGCAGCCCGGCCGCCGGCTGAAGCTGCATCCCAACGACTACTACGCCCTCGGGATGGATCGCGGCGGCATCGACGAACGGTGGTTCGGCTCGACGACCGAAGCGGCCAACGAGAACCGCAATGAAGACGAAGGGCTCTCCTACTGCGTCTTCAACGGCGAGCGGTTCCTGCTCCGCGATGCCGTCGAAGAGCTCAAGGGCGAAGTGATCGGCGACGACATCTGGAACACCTACCAGCGGTGGCCGGTCTACTCGAAGTTCTTCGACAACATGGGGCCGATCCCCCACCACATGCACCAGAATGCCGAGCAGGCCGCCAAGGTCGGGCAGGAAGGAAAGCCGGAAAGCTATTACTTCCCGCCGCAGATGAATCAGATCGGCAACAACTTCCCCTACACCTTCATGGGTCTGGAGCCGGGCACGACCAAGCAGGACGTGATCGACTGCCTGGACCGCTGGAATGAAGGGGACAACGGCATCATCGACCTCTCCAAGGCGTACCGCCTCAAGCCGGGCACCGGCTGGCTCATCCCCCCCTGCGTGCTGCACGCCCCCGGTTCGCTGGTCACCTACGAACCGCAGTGGGGCAGCGACGTGTTCGGCATGTACCAGTCGCTGGTCGAAGGCCGCATGGTCCCCCGCTCGCTGCTGACCAAGGACTTCCCCGAAGAGTACCACAACGACAACGCCTACATGGTCGAGGCGCTCGACTGGGAAAAGAACGTCGACCCCAACTTCAAGGACTCCAACTACCTCGAGCCGATCGTCTCCGAAGAAGGGGACGGCTGGGTCGACAAGTGGATCGTCTACGGCAAGGTGGACGGCAAGCAGGTCTTCACCGCCAAGGAACTGACGCTGCAGCCGGGCGCAAAGTGCACCATCAAGGACGGCGGCGCCTACGGCTGGATCACCGTCCAGGGCTCCGGCTCGATCGGCAAGCTGAAGCTGCAGTCGCCGGTGATGATCCGCTTCGGCGAGATGACCGAAGACGAAGTGTTCGTGACCGCGAAGGCCGCCAACGAAGGCGTCACCTTCGAGAACACCGGCACCGAGCCGCTCGTCGGCCTGCGGTACTTCGGCCCGGACGCCCAGCCGAACGCTCCGGAAAACGGTGCGTGGCGGAAGTAG
- the truA gene encoding tRNA pseudouridine(38-40) synthase TruA: protein MRNICLTLAYDGTDYAGWQVQPDAPTVQQQLEAAIHALSGQQVRVLSAGRTDAGVHAFGQVANFRIESTIPPEKWQPALQSKLPHNIVVRESREVDMEFHATYSAQSKRYRYVIMNRRLDDPFLRRYCWKIDQPLDAGAMHQAAQALLGKHDFRCFESHWPNKATSVRTILDVSVQRLSGWPAWSPQPIAATSAESDGEFIVLEIEADGFLYNMVRAITGTLVEVGRGKWPVDVMRDIVEAGERGKAGPTAPPQGLALVCVNYGGSAGPA, encoded by the coding sequence ATGCGAAACATCTGCCTGACGCTGGCCTACGACGGCACAGACTACGCCGGATGGCAGGTGCAGCCGGATGCGCCGACCGTCCAGCAGCAGCTCGAAGCCGCCATCCATGCCCTCTCGGGGCAGCAGGTTCGCGTCCTGTCCGCCGGTCGGACCGATGCCGGCGTGCACGCCTTCGGCCAGGTCGCCAACTTCCGCATCGAGTCGACAATCCCACCGGAGAAGTGGCAGCCCGCCCTGCAGTCGAAGCTGCCGCACAACATCGTCGTCCGCGAATCGCGCGAAGTCGACATGGAGTTCCACGCGACGTACTCGGCGCAGAGCAAGCGATACCGGTACGTCATCATGAACCGCCGGCTCGACGATCCGTTTCTCCGCCGCTACTGCTGGAAGATCGATCAGCCGCTGGATGCGGGCGCGATGCACCAGGCCGCCCAGGCGCTGCTCGGCAAACACGACTTCCGCTGCTTCGAGTCGCATTGGCCGAACAAGGCAACGAGCGTCCGGACGATCCTCGATGTCAGCGTGCAACGTCTGTCCGGCTGGCCCGCCTGGTCGCCGCAGCCGATCGCAGCAACTTCCGCGGAGTCGGACGGGGAGTTCATCGTGCTGGAGATCGAAGCGGACGGCTTCCTGTACAACATGGTCCGGGCGATCACCGGCACGCTGGTGGAAGTGGGCCGGGGCAAATGGCCGGTCGACGTGATGCGGGACATCGTCGAAGCGGGTGAACGGGGAAAGGCCGGCCCGACCGCACCGCCCCAAGGGCTGGCACTCGTCTGCGTGAACTACGGCGGGTCGGCAGGACCGGCCTGA
- a CDS encoding sugar phosphate isomerase/epimerase family protein, translated as MSHTYPKLHNAMWPGLVGKEEGTDHPPISLDRMLELTANAEVNGQKFEGIDYFLFHPHTDPDASDDELKAIADKIAAKNLKVGSLVAPIWPGTVGDSAMGDDEARGKFVLAVEKACRIAKIFNEHGVREYGVIRIDSAAGVADWTADPEANTKKIAETFRQAAQVARDNGERLAAEGEICWAGMHSWKDMVNLLEAVDMPETVGFQADLAHTYLYLLGYNAPEHALLKEGYSDDEFWAAYKTMTDALRPWTIDFHVAQNDGSVHGTGSHDKTGRHCPADDPNGKLDIVKCAGYWLEGAADRGIKHICWDGCMFPNEMLETQQTWNTILDAMLKVRDAHGWD; from the coding sequence ATGTCCCATACGTACCCGAAACTGCATAACGCCATGTGGCCCGGACTGGTCGGCAAGGAAGAGGGTACCGACCATCCCCCCATCAGCCTCGACCGCATGCTCGAGCTGACCGCCAATGCCGAGGTCAACGGCCAGAAGTTCGAGGGCATCGACTACTTCCTGTTCCACCCCCACACCGACCCCGACGCCTCCGACGACGAACTCAAGGCCATCGCCGACAAGATCGCCGCGAAGAACCTCAAGGTCGGCTCGCTCGTCGCCCCCATCTGGCCCGGCACCGTTGGTGACTCGGCCATGGGTGATGATGAAGCCCGCGGCAAGTTCGTCCTCGCCGTCGAAAAGGCCTGCCGCATCGCGAAGATCTTCAACGAGCATGGAGTCCGCGAGTACGGCGTGATCCGGATCGACTCCGCCGCCGGTGTGGCCGACTGGACCGCCGACCCCGAAGCCAACACGAAGAAGATCGCCGAGACCTTCCGTCAGGCCGCTCAGGTCGCCAGGGACAACGGCGAGCGGCTCGCTGCCGAAGGGGAAATCTGCTGGGCCGGCATGCACTCCTGGAAGGACATGGTCAACCTGCTCGAGGCGGTCGACATGCCCGAAACCGTCGGCTTCCAGGCCGACCTGGCCCACACGTACCTGTACCTGCTCGGCTACAACGCCCCCGAGCATGCCCTCCTCAAGGAAGGCTACAGCGACGACGAGTTCTGGGCCGCCTACAAGACCATGACCGACGCCCTGCGGCCCTGGACGATCGACTTCCACGTTGCCCAGAACGATGGTTCGGTCCACGGCACCGGCAGCCACGACAAGACCGGCCGCCACTGCCCGGCCGACGATCCCAACGGCAAGCTCGACATCGTCAAGTGCGCTGGCTACTGGCTCGAAGGGGCCGCCGACCGCGGCATCAAGCACATCTGCTGGGACGGCTGCATGTTCCCCAACGAGATGCTCGAAACGCAGCAGACGTGGAACACGATCCTCGACGCGATGCTCAAGGTTCGCGACGCCCACGGCTGGGACTGA
- the greA gene encoding transcription elongation factor GreA yields the protein MDRQPISRAGYDKILAEIKRLESVEMPKIAEKVAEARAEGDLSENAEYHGARETQGMLQAKINQLKTKLAGCVIVEKSDMPKGVVSYGSRVTVKDIDLDETETYEFVGPGEEDYDGDVMKILTNSPIAQALMGKKVGEKVEVTLPRGSMELEIVEIADD from the coding sequence ATGGACCGACAACCGATCTCGCGAGCCGGCTACGACAAGATCCTCGCCGAAATCAAGCGCCTCGAATCGGTCGAGATGCCCAAGATTGCCGAGAAGGTTGCCGAAGCCCGTGCCGAGGGTGACCTCAGCGAGAACGCCGAATACCACGGCGCCCGCGAAACGCAGGGCATGCTGCAGGCGAAGATCAATCAGCTCAAGACGAAGCTGGCCGGCTGCGTCATCGTCGAAAAGTCCGACATGCCCAAGGGAGTCGTCTCGTACGGCTCACGCGTGACCGTCAAGGACATCGACCTCGACGAAACCGAAACGTACGAGTTCGTCGGTCCCGGCGAAGAAGACTATGACGGCGACGTCATGAAGATCCTCACCAACAGCCCGATCGCCCAGGCCCTCATGGGCAAGAAAGTGGGCGAGAAGGTCGAAGTCACGCTCCCCCGCGGCTCGATGGAACTCGAGATCGTCGAGATCGCCGACGACTGA